From one Melioribacteraceae bacterium genomic stretch:
- a CDS encoding PQQ-binding-like beta-propeller repeat protein, which translates to MIKIFMMTFMFFVINTCFSQTQEKIPWPSLADSPWPILRGDAQGTGRSEFVGPKTANVIWRKDIPLGVLYGPVIGYNDMLYVGTRAATFDSSNAFYSVTPTGELHWKYRTGHSGPTNLGPTVGYDSTVYFGSAAGYSLYALSYDGLLKWKRPITSGFQYNISISKSGKIFYAGKDTLHIINASNGVTISKHYYDGMVDHLISFSPEGDVLYVNTGIINQPNMYNYLNAIDTLGNLIWRKKFNNLPFEVPLVDNEGNIYVLGRDTLDNYSLFSFYTDGSLRWSYPVRTHFNFSAPTIDFEGNIIFYSLEYDFEIGKDISVILSLDYSGNLNWKYVIDPEFLWPDTHINHGLVCDAEGKIYFGSASGKYFYCLDKSGEPLWKFDLGGYEYDSCPAIGSDGTLYIGTHLQSLSANNQKNLIAIKDNPNSVKEEELPSEYKLEQNYPNPFNPSTTIKFSLPEKSKAKLSIYNLLGQEIEILFYGEKEAGSYEYVFDNKSISTGVYFYILETPQTKLSRKMMLIK; encoded by the coding sequence ATGATAAAAATATTTATGATGACTTTTATGTTCTTCGTGATAAACACATGTTTTTCCCAAACTCAGGAGAAAATTCCTTGGCCTTCGCTGGCAGATTCGCCCTGGCCCATTTTACGAGGAGATGCACAAGGTACAGGCAGATCTGAATTTGTTGGACCAAAAACGGCGAATGTAATATGGCGCAAAGATATACCCTTAGGCGTTTTGTATGGCCCGGTAATTGGATATAATGATATGCTTTACGTTGGAACACGTGCGGCCACTTTTGATAGTTCAAATGCTTTTTATTCAGTAACGCCCACCGGGGAACTCCATTGGAAATATCGTACTGGACATAGTGGACCGACAAATCTTGGCCCTACCGTTGGATATGATAGCACTGTATATTTTGGCTCTGCTGCTGGGTATTCGCTTTATGCTTTAAGTTATGATGGCTTATTGAAATGGAAAAGACCAATCACTTCAGGCTTTCAATATAATATATCGATTAGCAAGAGCGGAAAAATATTCTATGCTGGAAAAGATACGCTACATATAATAAATGCTTCTAATGGGGTTACAATTTCCAAGCATTATTATGATGGAATGGTAGATCACTTAATATCGTTTTCACCAGAAGGAGATGTATTATATGTAAATACCGGCATCATCAATCAACCCAATATGTACAATTATTTAAATGCGATCGATACGCTTGGAAATTTAATTTGGCGAAAGAAATTTAACAACTTACCCTTTGAAGTGCCATTGGTGGATAATGAAGGCAATATATATGTTTTGGGACGTGATACTCTTGATAACTACAGCTTGTTTAGTTTTTACACTGATGGTTCACTTCGGTGGAGTTATCCGGTTAGAACTCATTTTAATTTTTCAGCACCCACAATAGATTTTGAAGGAAATATTATTTTTTACTCATTAGAGTATGATTTTGAGATAGGGAAAGATATTAGTGTAATATTATCATTAGATTATTCTGGCAATTTAAATTGGAAATATGTGATCGATCCTGAATTTTTATGGCCGGACACTCACATAAACCATGGCTTAGTTTGCGACGCGGAGGGCAAAATTTATTTTGGTTCTGCATCGGGCAAATATTTTTACTGTTTAGACAAGAGTGGTGAACCACTATGGAAATTTGATTTGGGGGGGTATGAGTATGATTCTTGTCCCGCTATAGGTTCAGATGGGACGCTATATATTGGCACACACCTTCAGTCCTTGTCAGCAAATAATCAAAAAAATCTAATTGCAATAAAAGACAACCCAAATTCAGTAAAAGAAGAAGAACTACCTAGTGAATATAAGCTAGAACAAAACTACCCAAACCCGTTTAACCCAAGCACAACAATTAAATTCAGTCTGCCGGAAAAAAGCAAAGCAAAACTTTCTATTTATAACTTACTAGGACAAGAGATAGAGATCCTCTTTTACGGAGAAAAAGAAGCGGGAAGTTATGAGTATGTATTTGATAATAAAAGCATAAGTACAGGAGTATATTTTTACATTTTAGAAACACCACAAACAAAATTGAGCCGTAAGATGATGTTGATAAAATAA
- a CDS encoding T9SS type A sorting domain-containing protein produces the protein MEAGELIFYITDNSSNSNITITLELVPNTLCWDAHSYPNYDLHNLTTSYNGSSQTSNFKVLWSSVWVNPSGQHVYALGQYKVIAKIGSTVKKFFYLDYRTSTLPENFQADLILDYSVDDNKFYRRSTKNEVPLDAKIWSLQPGTGYSSEEFEPLQPDNFDLSIYNNHPKLTWGHSASPYDFVTGYAIYRGTSSFGPFSKVATISAGATNWIDWEFASGNMLTLYYKMVAVNGVRESQFTQTASIKVVPAKEGNQEKTDYNFTLLQNYPNPFNPTTTISYSIPSDEHVTLKVFNTLGEEVAELVNEIEPAGIYRTNFNAENLPSGIYIYRISAGKYTESRKLILIK, from the coding sequence TTGGAGGCAGGAGAATTAATATTTTATATTACTGATAATTCTTCGAATTCCAATATCACAATCACACTTGAATTAGTTCCCAATACTCTTTGCTGGGATGCTCATTCATACCCGAATTATGATTTGCATAACCTGACTACTTCTTATAACGGATCTTCTCAAACAAGTAATTTTAAAGTTCTTTGGTCATCGGTGTGGGTTAATCCATCCGGTCAGCATGTATACGCACTTGGTCAGTATAAAGTAATAGCAAAAATTGGCTCTACTGTAAAGAAATTCTTTTATCTTGATTATCGAACCTCAACATTGCCGGAAAATTTCCAGGCAGATTTAATACTAGATTATAGTGTAGACGATAATAAATTTTATAGAAGAAGTACAAAAAATGAAGTGCCCCTTGATGCGAAAATTTGGTCATTGCAGCCAGGAACTGGTTATAGCAGCGAAGAGTTTGAACCACTTCAACCAGATAATTTTGATCTGAGCATATATAATAATCATCCAAAATTAACATGGGGTCATTCTGCCAGTCCGTATGATTTTGTTACTGGATATGCTATTTATAGAGGGACTTCTAGTTTCGGCCCTTTTTCTAAAGTTGCTACAATAAGTGCTGGAGCAACTAATTGGATAGATTGGGAGTTTGCTTCTGGCAATATGTTAACACTATATTATAAGATGGTCGCTGTTAATGGTGTTCGTGAATCCCAGTTTACCCAAACAGCATCAATAAAGGTTGTCCCTGCAAAGGAGGGGAATCAGGAAAAGACTGATTATAACTTTACTTTATTACAGAATTATCCAAATCCATTCAATCCAACGACAACCATATCTTATTCGATTCCAAGCGATGAACATGTAACTCTGAAGGTGTTTAATACTTTAGGGGAAGAGGTTGCAGAATTGGTAAATGAGATTGAACCTGCAGGTATTTACAGAACGAACTTCAATGCTGAAAATCTACCGAGCGGAATTTATATATATAGAATAAGCGCAGGTAAATATACCGAGTCAAGAAAACTTATATTAATAAAATAA
- a CDS encoding alpha/beta hydrolase-fold protein, translated as MHREIHKWYSRSLYKEMEIAVYGHYGYTLLLFPTAAADFLEYERFHLIDSIAQHINTGKIKVVCVNTVNNECLLNNKIESGHRSIRHGQFNNYIISEVIPFIQTHANGLVPIVTAGASVGAYHAANFFFRRPDIFSGVIAMSGVYDIKYYIRDYYDDHCYYNSPVDFLPKISNHTMLEQMRKSTIVIASGQGAYEDPESSKQLSNILNAKSIPHWLDLWGTDMRHDWPTWRVMLPYFIDKI; from the coding sequence ATGCACAGAGAAATCCACAAGTGGTACAGTCGATCATTATACAAAGAAATGGAAATCGCTGTTTATGGTCATTACGGTTACACGCTTCTACTTTTTCCCACTGCCGCTGCGGATTTTCTGGAATACGAAAGATTTCACCTGATTGATTCCATTGCCCAACATATTAACACCGGTAAAATAAAAGTTGTCTGTGTTAATACTGTTAACAACGAATGTCTTCTAAACAACAAGATTGAGTCAGGACATCGCTCGATTCGTCACGGACAATTTAATAACTATATTATTTCAGAAGTTATTCCGTTCATTCAAACACACGCAAACGGATTAGTTCCCATCGTAACAGCCGGTGCTTCCGTTGGTGCGTACCACGCTGCAAATTTCTTTTTCAGAAGACCTGATATTTTTAGCGGTGTTATTGCTATGAGCGGTGTTTATGATATCAAATATTATATAAGAGATTATTACGACGATCATTGTTACTACAATTCTCCAGTAGATTTTTTACCAAAGATCAGTAATCACACAATGCTTGAACAAATGAGAAAAAGTACAATTGTGATTGCATCCGGACAAGGTGCGTACGAAGATCCGGAATCTTCAAAGCAATTATCAAATATACTTAACGCAAAAAGTATCCCGCATTGGTTGGATTTGTGGGGAACCGATATGCGTCACGATTGGCCTACTTGGCGAGTAATGCTGCCTTATTTTATTGATAAAATTTGA
- a CDS encoding DUF3078 domain-containing protein: MKRIYLLLFFILFISKISAQDAPDSTLNKWTPSIVSGLNISQIAFSNWTKGGENSLAWTLTGRFLANYKTLDWTFKNDLKAAYGQTKLGSAETKLTDNELFMESVFSYHIGWVVDPYISNTILTQITTGYDYTDLGKVEISNFFDPGYITQSIGFTYDHNPNVQTRLGFAFKETITDQFRGYSDDPETPNELESFKFETGIESVTDLKLQLDENVGYVSKLSLFSAFDRFDTWDVRWDNLITAKVNNWLNVNLTYLLIYDRIQSPTAQMRQGLQLGITYTFL, encoded by the coding sequence ATGAAAAGAATTTACCTTTTATTATTTTTTATATTATTTATTTCAAAAATATCCGCTCAGGATGCGCCGGATTCTACACTAAATAAATGGACCCCCTCTATAGTTTCCGGGTTAAACATTTCTCAAATAGCATTTAGTAATTGGACTAAGGGCGGAGAGAACTCATTGGCTTGGACTTTAACCGGAAGGTTTTTAGCAAATTACAAAACACTTGATTGGACTTTCAAAAACGATCTTAAAGCTGCATATGGGCAAACAAAGCTTGGCAGTGCAGAAACAAAACTCACCGACAATGAACTCTTCATGGAATCAGTTTTTTCATATCATATTGGTTGGGTTGTTGATCCATATATAAGCAATACAATTTTAACTCAGATTACAACCGGTTATGATTACACCGATCTTGGAAAGGTTGAAATATCAAATTTCTTTGACCCAGGCTATATAACACAATCAATCGGTTTTACTTATGATCATAATCCCAATGTACAAACAAGACTTGGTTTTGCATTCAAAGAAACAATTACGGATCAATTCCGAGGATATTCGGATGATCCGGAAACACCAAACGAATTGGAATCTTTCAAGTTCGAAACCGGTATTGAAAGTGTAACAGATCTTAAATTACAGTTAGATGAAAATGTTGGTTATGTTTCAAAGTTGAGTTTGTTTTCTGCTTTCGATCGCTTCGATACTTGGGATGTAAGATGGGATAATTTGATTACGGCCAAAGTTAATAATTGGCTAAACGTGAACTTAACTTATCTTTTAATATATGATAGAATTCAATCACCTACCGCGCAGATGAGACAGGGGTTACAATTAGGAATTACTTATACGTTTTTATAA
- the uvrB gene encoding excinuclease ABC subunit UvrB, whose amino-acid sequence MNNFELSSDYKPTGDQPRAIAELSQGLLRGDKHQVLLGVTGSGKTFTMSNVIRNINRPTLIISHNKTLAAQLYSEFKAFFPNNAVEFFISYYDYYQPEAYVVKKDLYIEKDFSINEEIDRLRLKATTSLIEGRNDVIIIASVSSIYGIGAPDEYARQILFLKKGESIERKKLLRKLIDIYYTRNDAEFTRGTFRARGDVIEVIPAYQNEEAVRIELWGDEIEKLSIIDSITGEVLKEVDSIPIYPAKYFVTNKDQVRRAIVDIEAELKERLEYFWSQEKYLEAQRLEQRTRYDIEMIKELGYCSGIENYSRHMDGRPAGSRPSCLFDYFPKDYLLIVDESHVTIPQIRGMYLGDRSRKEVLVEHGFRLPSAMDNRPLKFEEFQGLTNQVIYVSATPGDYEFEQSKGTYVEQIIRPTGLLDPQIEVRPIKGQIDDLIGEIRKRVVLKERILVTTLTKKMAEDLTDYLDKLNINVRYIHSDIDALERVEIIRDLRIGDFDVLVGVNLLREGLDLPEVSLVAIIDADKEGFLRSERSLMQTAGRTARNVNGKVIMYADVITNSMKKTIDETERRRKIQLEYNEEHGITPQTILKSREQIMSGTSIADIRKKDKEKEEASFTRVAEPVIRYMTQDQRKELIEQMREEMHNAAKDLEFEKAASLRDEISKLEKMIKS is encoded by the coding sequence ATGAATAACTTCGAACTTTCTTCAGATTATAAACCAACAGGCGATCAACCAAGAGCAATTGCCGAGTTATCGCAAGGTTTATTGCGAGGTGATAAACATCAGGTCTTGTTAGGTGTAACCGGAAGCGGTAAAACGTTTACAATGTCCAATGTTATTAGGAATATTAATCGACCTACCCTGATAATTTCTCACAATAAAACATTAGCTGCTCAGCTGTATTCCGAATTCAAAGCATTCTTCCCCAATAATGCTGTAGAGTTTTTTATTAGTTACTATGATTACTATCAGCCAGAAGCGTATGTGGTTAAGAAAGATTTATATATAGAAAAAGATTTTTCAATAAACGAAGAAATCGACCGACTCAGATTAAAAGCAACTACTTCTTTAATTGAAGGAAGAAATGATGTAATAATCATAGCTAGCGTTAGTTCAATTTATGGAATCGGAGCGCCGGATGAATATGCAAGACAAATCCTTTTTCTAAAAAAGGGAGAGTCGATTGAACGAAAAAAACTTTTAAGAAAGCTTATAGATATTTATTATACAAGAAACGATGCCGAGTTTACAAGAGGAACGTTTCGAGCCCGAGGCGATGTAATAGAAGTTATTCCGGCTTATCAAAACGAAGAAGCAGTAAGAATAGAACTCTGGGGAGACGAAATAGAAAAACTTTCTATTATTGATTCAATTACCGGAGAGGTACTCAAAGAAGTTGACTCAATTCCAATCTATCCGGCTAAATATTTCGTGACAAATAAAGATCAAGTGAGACGAGCAATTGTTGATATAGAAGCAGAACTAAAAGAGCGCTTAGAATATTTCTGGTCACAAGAAAAATATTTAGAAGCACAACGTTTAGAGCAAAGAACACGTTATGATATTGAAATGATAAAAGAACTAGGTTATTGTTCCGGTATTGAAAATTATTCGCGTCATATGGATGGAAGACCTGCCGGATCCCGTCCGTCTTGTTTGTTTGATTACTTTCCCAAAGATTATCTTTTAATAGTTGACGAATCACACGTTACCATTCCGCAAATTAGAGGAATGTATCTCGGAGACCGATCGAGAAAAGAAGTCTTGGTTGAACACGGATTCAGACTTCCATCTGCGATGGATAATCGACCTCTTAAGTTTGAGGAATTTCAAGGACTTACAAACCAGGTAATTTATGTTAGCGCTACACCCGGCGATTATGAATTTGAGCAATCGAAAGGAACTTATGTTGAACAAATAATTCGCCCAACCGGTTTGCTCGATCCGCAAATTGAAGTTCGCCCAATTAAGGGACAGATTGATGATCTTATCGGCGAAATAAGAAAAAGAGTTGTTCTAAAGGAAAGAATTTTAGTTACAACGTTAACAAAAAAAATGGCTGAGGATTTAACGGACTATCTTGATAAACTGAATATAAATGTACGATATATTCACAGTGATATAGATGCACTCGAACGTGTTGAAATCATTCGTGATTTACGCATCGGTGATTTTGATGTGCTTGTCGGTGTTAACTTATTAAGAGAAGGACTCGATCTCCCCGAAGTTTCTCTAGTTGCAATTATTGATGCCGACAAAGAAGGATTTTTACGAAGCGAGAGATCATTAATGCAAACTGCCGGAAGAACCGCGCGTAACGTTAACGGAAAGGTAATTATGTATGCCGACGTAATTACCAATTCAATGAAAAAAACAATTGATGAAACCGAACGAAGAAGAAAAATACAGTTAGAATACAACGAAGAACACGGTATTACACCCCAAACAATTTTAAAGAGTCGTGAACAAATTATGTCCGGCACATCAATAGCCGACATTCGCAAAAAAGATAAAGAAAAAGAAGAAGCATCGTTCACAAGAGTTGCCGAACCGGTCATTAGATACATGACGCAAGATCAAAGAAAAGAATTAATAGAACAGATGCGTGAAGAAATGCACAATGCCGCAAAAGATTTGGAATTTGAAAAAGCCGCTTCACTTAGAGATGAGATTTCTAAGTTGGAGAAGATGATTAAATCATAA
- a CDS encoding type II toxin-antitoxin system Phd/YefM family antitoxin, with translation MKTITATEARANIYKLIDTASTENEPIQITGKRSNAILLSEDDWRAIQETLYLVSIPGMRDSIIKGMKEPLEKSSEKLKW, from the coding sequence ATGAAAACTATAACTGCGACAGAGGCAAGAGCAAACATTTATAAACTTATAGATACGGCGTCGACGGAGAATGAACCAATTCAAATAACAGGTAAGCGATCTAACGCAATTTTGCTATCCGAAGATGATTGGCGAGCAATTCAAGAAACGCTTTATCTTGTTTCCATTCCCGGAATGAGAGATTCTATTATAAAAGGAATGAAAGAACCTCTTGAAAAAAGTTCCGAAAAATTAAAATGGTAA
- a CDS encoding Txe/YoeB family addiction module toxin, with the protein MVNWTIVYTKQAQKDAKKIASVGLKEKALDVLKILEQNPRKIPPRVEKLVGDLIGAYSRRINIQHRVVYQIYDKEKTVKILRMWTHYE; encoded by the coding sequence ATGGTAAATTGGACGATTGTTTATACAAAGCAAGCTCAAAAAGACGCAAAGAAAATTGCTTCGGTAGGTTTAAAAGAAAAAGCTTTAGATGTTCTGAAAATACTCGAGCAAAACCCTCGAAAAATTCCTCCGCGAGTTGAGAAATTAGTCGGTGATTTAATAGGGGCATATTCACGCAGAATAAATATTCAGCACAGAGTCGTTTATCAAATCTATGATAAAGAAAAAACGGTTAAAATCTTACGAATGTGGACACATTACGAATAA
- the ruvA gene encoding Holliday junction branch migration protein RuvA: MIGFLTGKIISKKPTKILLDVNGVGYTVNISISTFEKLPELSEPASLFIYTAVKEDAIDLYGFSFPAEKEMFELLISVSGIGPKLAQSLLSGIQVDELKYAIDEGNLSRIIAVPGIGRKTAERLLVELRDKMSKLSEKFEPAEAGAPSSVRSDAIAALVNLGYNIKTAEKVVRDIMNSKAPVTIEDVIKAALAELNN, encoded by the coding sequence ATGATCGGATTCTTAACCGGAAAAATAATTTCAAAGAAACCAACAAAAATTTTACTTGATGTAAACGGAGTGGGTTATACCGTCAACATTTCTATTTCAACATTTGAAAAACTTCCCGAATTAAGTGAACCGGCTTCCCTTTTTATTTATACCGCCGTAAAGGAAGATGCAATAGATTTATACGGATTTTCATTTCCGGCAGAAAAAGAAATGTTTGAGTTGTTAATCAGTGTAAGCGGGATCGGACCGAAGCTAGCTCAAAGTTTGCTTTCCGGAATTCAAGTTGATGAATTGAAATATGCTATCGATGAAGGTAATCTTTCAAGAATCATCGCTGTACCTGGAATTGGAAGAAAAACAGCGGAAAGATTGTTGGTGGAGTTACGAGATAAGATGAGTAAACTTTCTGAAAAATTTGAACCCGCCGAAGCGGGGGCACCCTCATCTGTAAGATCGGATGCCATCGCAGCTCTTGTCAATTTGGGGTATAACATTAAAACTGCTGAAAAAGTTGTTCGCGATATTATGAACAGTAAAGCTCCTGTTACAATAGAAGATGTAATTAAGGCAGCACTTGCCGAACTAAATAATTAA
- the ruvC gene encoding crossover junction endodeoxyribonuclease RuvC, translating to MTIIGIDPGTIFTGFGVIKYHRNQLSLIDSGIIKTPAVKEMAPRLEAIYNELSLLIRKYDPDAFALETAFYGKNVQSALKIGYARGVSMLAAKHNNLDTAEYSPREVKKSVVGNGAASKEQVQYMIKKLLSIRKTKIKFDETDALAVAICHAFKLSSPLKTSGSWKKFIEANPDKIISK from the coding sequence ATGACAATAATCGGAATTGACCCCGGAACAATTTTTACAGGTTTCGGGGTAATTAAATATCACCGCAACCAACTTTCCTTAATAGATTCCGGTATAATCAAAACACCCGCAGTAAAAGAAATGGCGCCTCGTCTCGAAGCAATTTACAATGAATTATCTTTATTAATCAGAAAATATGATCCGGATGCATTTGCTCTTGAAACAGCCTTTTACGGTAAGAATGTTCAATCAGCTTTAAAGATCGGTTATGCTCGCGGTGTTTCAATGCTTGCAGCCAAACACAATAATTTGGATACGGCAGAATATAGTCCGCGCGAAGTTAAAAAATCTGTCGTAGGAAACGGTGCTGCTTCAAAAGAGCAAGTTCAGTATATGATTAAAAAACTTTTGAGTATTAGAAAAACTAAAATTAAATTTGATGAAACTGATGCGCTTGCAGTTGCTATTTGTCATGCATTTAAATTATCATCACCATTAAAAACTTCCGGAAGCTGGAAAAAATTTATAGAAGCAAATCCGGATAAAATAATCAGCAAGTAA
- a CDS encoding YebC/PmpR family DNA-binding transcriptional regulator — translation MSGHSKWSTIKRKKAVIDAKRGKIFTKLIKEITVAARNGGGDPDANPRLRLAVDNAKAANMPADNIDRAIKKATGELEGVSYSEMTYEGYAPGGIAVMIESVTDNKNRTVAEVRHAFNKCGGSMAESGAVSYGFDRKGVITLPNQGKTEDDIMEIVLDAGADDISTEEDYFEITTSVENFESVRKALSGSGLEIENASLQWVAQNMIEIKGEDSEKVMKLIDMLEDNDDVQNVYTNADFVDEE, via the coding sequence ATGTCCGGTCACTCAAAATGGTCGACGATCAAAAGAAAGAAAGCTGTAATTGATGCTAAACGTGGTAAAATTTTTACAAAGCTTATAAAAGAAATTACCGTTGCTGCAAGAAATGGCGGGGGTGATCCCGATGCTAATCCACGATTACGATTGGCGGTTGATAATGCTAAAGCGGCAAACATGCCGGCAGATAATATTGACCGTGCAATAAAAAAAGCAACCGGTGAACTTGAAGGTGTAAGTTATTCCGAAATGACATATGAAGGTTATGCTCCCGGCGGTATTGCCGTAATGATTGAAAGCGTTACAGATAATAAAAACAGAACGGTTGCCGAAGTTCGACATGCATTTAATAAATGCGGTGGAAGTATGGCAGAATCCGGAGCTGTTTCGTATGGTTTTGATAGAAAGGGTGTCATAACTCTTCCAAATCAAGGAAAAACAGAAGATGATATTATGGAAATAGTATTAGACGCCGGAGCGGATGACATTTCAACAGAAGAAGATTATTTTGAAATTACTACATCTGTTGAAAATTTTGAAAGCGTAAGAAAAGCACTGAGTGGTTCCGGACTTGAAATTGAAAACGCTTCACTTCAATGGGTCGCTCAAAACATGATTGAAATAAAGGGAGAAGATAGCGAAAAGGTAATGAAACTTATCGATATGCTTGAAGATAATGACGATGTTCAAAATGTATATACAAACGCAGATTTTGTTGACGAAGAGTAA
- the recJ gene encoding single-stranded-DNA-specific exonuclease RecJ, producing MLKKRWKVKEGNNQTDVLALADSLNISPILANLLISRGITNFYEAKSYFRPSLDGIYDPFLMDGMEEASIRVINAITGNQKIAVYGDYDVDGTCSAALMFLFLKELGANVEIYIPNRLTEGYGLSKDGIDYLKEQKTDLIISVDCGITAVEEIDYANSFGIDTIICDHHKPKEILPNAVAVLDPLKPGCKYPFPYLSGAGVAFKLARAVGDRIGHKDMALKYLDLVALAGAADIVPLIDENRILVREGLDLINRNPRPGILALIRSARMEPGNLSAGQIVFTIAPRINAVGRLGDAIRAVDLFTTQDPEDAIRLAEVLESENQQRRKIDEVTFSHAVELVEKDVDFAHNYGIILHDDNWHPGVIGIVASRLVEKYYRPSVMLSTIDGVAKGSARSITGFNIYKALEASEDLLLQFGGHEAAAGLAIEIDKIPEFKKRFNDYLKEHLSQDEILPEIHIDTKISLSEITPKFVRILNQFSPFGPGNMRPVFLAENVKLVYPPRVVGTNHLLTCVKQNGNDKIFDTIGFNLGFYADMIDKDKDLVDIAFTIETVVKDGKSYPQLRIKDLKIKEKELVSN from the coding sequence ATGTTAAAAAAACGCTGGAAAGTAAAAGAAGGCAATAACCAGACCGACGTTCTGGCTCTTGCCGATAGCTTAAACATATCCCCAATCTTAGCTAACCTATTAATTTCAAGAGGTATTACAAACTTTTATGAGGCAAAATCTTATTTCCGTCCCTCACTTGACGGAATCTATGACCCCTTCTTAATGGATGGAATGGAAGAAGCTTCTATAAGAGTTATTAATGCAATTACCGGAAATCAAAAAATTGCTGTTTACGGCGATTATGATGTTGACGGTACTTGCTCTGCCGCATTAATGTTTTTGTTCCTAAAAGAACTTGGTGCAAATGTTGAAATTTATATTCCGAACAGGCTAACGGAAGGATATGGTCTATCCAAAGATGGTATCGATTATCTTAAAGAACAAAAAACCGACTTAATAATTTCTGTCGACTGCGGAATCACTGCTGTTGAAGAAATTGATTATGCAAATTCTTTCGGAATCGATACCATAATTTGTGATCATCATAAACCAAAGGAAATACTGCCAAACGCTGTTGCGGTATTAGATCCGTTAAAACCAGGGTGTAAATATCCATTCCCGTATTTATCGGGAGCCGGAGTTGCGTTTAAGCTAGCTCGCGCTGTTGGCGATAGAATCGGCCATAAAGATATGGCTTTAAAATATCTTGACCTTGTAGCTCTCGCCGGGGCAGCTGATATAGTTCCTCTTATTGATGAAAACAGAATTCTTGTTAGAGAGGGTCTCGATCTTATAAACCGAAATCCTAGACCAGGTATTCTTGCATTAATTAGAAGTGCTAGAATGGAGCCGGGTAATTTAAGTGCCGGACAAATTGTGTTTACAATCGCACCTCGTATTAATGCAGTCGGAAGACTTGGTGATGCAATTCGAGCGGTTGATTTATTTACCACACAAGATCCGGAAGATGCGATTCGATTGGCAGAAGTTCTAGAAAGTGAAAATCAGCAGAGAAGAAAAATTGATGAGGTAACATTCTCTCATGCCGTTGAGCTTGTTGAAAAAGATGTTGACTTTGCACATAACTACGGAATCATTTTACATGACGACAATTGGCATCCCGGAGTAATCGGAATTGTTGCTTCTCGTTTAGTCGAAAAATATTATCGTCCATCTGTTATGCTTTCAACTATTGACGGAGTAGCAAAAGGTTCGGCAAGAAGCATTACCGGGTTTAATATTTATAAAGCATTAGAAGCTTCCGAAGATTTACTTCTTCAATTCGGCGGGCATGAAGCTGCTGCCGGACTAGCTATTGAGATTGATAAAATTCCCGAATTCAAAAAACGATTTAACGATTATTTAAAAGAACATCTTTCACAAGATGAAATTCTTCCTGAAATTCATATCGATACTAAAATTTCATTGTCGGAAATAACACCAAAATTTGTGAGAATACTGAATCAATTCTCACCATTTGGGCCGGGAAATATGCGTCCGGTTTTCTTAGCGGAAAATGTAAAGCTTGTTTATCCTCCAAGAGTGGTGGGAACGAATCACCTTCTAACTTGCGTAAAACAAAATGGAAATGACAAAATATTCGATACAATAGGGTTTAATCTGGGCTTTTATGCCGATATGATTGACAAAGATAAAGACTTGGTTGATATTGCCTTCACAATCGAAACAGTAGTAAAGGACGGAAAATCATACCCGCAGCTAAGAATAAAAGACTTAAAAATAAAAGAGAAAGAATTAGTAAGTAATTAG